A genomic window from Scophthalmus maximus strain ysfricsl-2021 chromosome 17, ASM2237912v1, whole genome shotgun sequence includes:
- the sun1b gene encoding SUN domain-containing protein 1 isoform X8, producing MQEESKQRRMTMDFSQLHTYTPPQCAPENTGYTYSLSSSYSTAALEFEKEHQIAPVYESPRMSRRSLRLQTSAGHYGNESLADNSQNHGNSSSYTSTRRETRTLRSRKQQSSANLLSLSLSQAATPRKTLSFSAVSTPINNSSSIQEGNKVSEASLHSTIMDQSHLKRRTITTTTTTTSMSAGGHWGRSSSTEHSSSNVNGCASASDSHTSLANGYICKDCSLHSQEMDSLITRSSSSSSQAAEASTDILSSSPSFTSIYSRDRSRRSKTGVLMSMSKTCIHYSKRALAPIVSLVTLLFNNVVWLGSRARSPPGKAHSSFCGSMNVKDLVTEDASHLNLNGSLCYCLLQPGYCVVRAGNALGSGVSTVAHKMLSLFWMLLAAPERAGRGLLWFLATGWYQLVSLMCLLNVFFLTRCLPKLWKLLLLLLPLLLFLALWLWGPSTSALLAYLPAINLTEWRRASPFTLLSNLVPASAPPVPAYVSTTETPLEQSPATPVSQAPPILPTAAVSTVDLERLERVEQQLALLWTQVQQGDEKQEQHHGDVLGLYGTLREQLHTQTNRESLGLWVSSLLEQRLGILRGELEQENTHRAQSEEHQKLQQESQTARLSELELLLSALAARTEEVQQKQQQYEHEKEEKEKEVVISVEDTAPISVGVQQEDHDALLAEVQRLEVELGKIRQDLQGVVGCKGKCEQLDNLRETITAQVSSQVRKELQVLFFGRGESGEVPESLIYWLSQRYVSTTDLQASLAALELGILRNVSLQLELNRAQTLGEAESQAKTIVKTVTGTVQHAVSTEGMTEGQVKLIVQNALKLYSQDRTGLVDYALESGGGSILSTRCSETYETKTALMSLFGLPLWYFSQSPRVVIQPDVYPGNCWAFKGSQGYLVIRLSLRIIPTSFCLEHIPKALSPTGNITSAPRNFTVFGLDDELQEEGKLLGHYIYQEDGDSLQSFPVMEQNDKGFQIIEVRVLSNWGHPDYTCLYRFRVHGEPRPQ from the exons TTCCAGCTACTCCACAGCAGCGTTGGAGTTTGAGAAGGAGCACCAGATTGCTCCTGTATACGAGTCGCCCAGGATGTCACGGCGGAGCCTGCGTCTGCAGACCAGTGCCGGTCACTATGGCAACGAGAGCCTGGCCGATAACTCGCAGAACCacggcaacagcagcagctacacCAGCACCAGAAGAGAGACACG GACGCTGCGGAGCAGAAAGCAGCAGTCCAGCGCAAACTTgctgtctttgtctctgagcCAAGCTGCCACACCGAGGAAAACCCTCTCCTTCTCAGCTGTTAGTACCCCAattaacaacagcagcagcattcagGAAGGCAACAAAGTGTCCGAGGCCTCCCTGCACAGCACCATCATGGACCAGTCCCACCTGAAACGACGCACCatcaccacaaccaccaccaccacctctatGTCTGCGGGTGGACACTGGG GGAGGAGCTCCAGCACCGAACACAGTTCATCAAATGTAAACGGCTGTGCCAGCGCGTCAGACTCCCACACCTCACTCGCTAATGGTTACATCTGCAAAGACTGCTCTTTACACTCTCAGGAGATGGACTCGCTTATCAcacgatcatcatcatcatcatctcaggCTGCAGAAGCTTCCACCgacatcctctcctcctccccttctttcaCAAGTATATACTCCAGAGACCGGAGTCGGAGGAGCAAGACAG GCGTCCTGATGTCTATGTCTAAGACGTGTATACACTACAGCAAACGAGCCCTGGCCCCTATTGTGTCCTTAGTCACTCTGCTCTTCAACAATGTGGTCTGGCTGGGTTCAAGGGCCCGGAGCCCTCCAGGAAAAG CTCACTCAAGTTTCTGTGGAAGCATGAATGTCAAGGATCTGGTGACAGAAGATGCATCACATCTTAATCTCAATGGTTCCCTCT GTTACTGCCTCCTCCAGCCAGGATACTGCGTGGTGAGAGCAGGCAACGCTTTGGGATCAGGGGTCAGCACAGTGGCACATAagatgctctctctcttctggaTGCTCCTGGCAGCTCCAG AGAGGGCAGGCAGGGGACTTCTGTGGTTTCTTGCAACAGGATGGTACCAGCTGGTGTCTCTCATGTGTCTCCTCAACGTCTTCTTTCTGACCCG ATGCCTTCCCAAACTCTGgaagctcctgctgctccttttgCCTCTCTTGCTCTTCCTGG CATTATGGCTGTGGGGTCCGTCCACTTCTGCCCTACTTGCCTACCTCCCTGCCATTAACCTAACTGAGTGGCGTCGTGCGTCTCCCTTTACCCTCCTGTCTAACTTGGTGCCAGCCTCTGCACCTCCAGTTCCTGCCTATGTCTCCACAACAGAGACTCCACTGGAGCAGAGCCCAGCCACCCCAGTCTCACAGGCACCG ccaaTCCTTCCAACAGCGGCAGTCTCCACTGTGGATTTGGAACGCCTTGAAcgtgtggagcagcagctggcgCTGCTGTGGACACAGGTCCAGCAAGGTGACGAGAAGCAGGAGCAGCATCATGGAGACGTTCTGGGTCTCTACGGCACCCTGAGGGAGCAGCTACACACTCAGACCAACAGGGAGAGCCTGGGACTGTGGGTGTCCTCTCTGCTGGAGCAGAGGCTTGGCATCCTGCGAGGAGAGCTGGAgcaagagaacacacacagggcacag AGTGAAGAGCATCAGAAACTGCAACAAGAGAGTCAGACAGCACGACTGTCTGAGTTAGAGTTGCTGCTCAGTGCTCTGGCTGCCAGGACTGAG GAggtgcagcagaagcagcagcagtatgagcacgagaaggaggaaaaagagaaagaggttGTCATTTCAGTGGAAGACACAGCACCTATAAG TGTGGGTGTACAGCAGGAGGACCATGATGCTCTGCTCGCAGAAGTGCAGAGACTTGAGGTCGAACTGGGTAAAATCAGACAGGACCTGCAGGGTGTTGTGGGTTGCAAGGGAAAGTGTGAGCAGCTGGACAACCTTCGGGAGACG ATAACAGCCCAGGTGTCCTCTCAGGTGCGTAAGGAGTTGCAGGTTCTTTTCTTTGGCCGTGGTGAGTCAGGGGAGGTGCCTGAGTCTCTAATCTACTGGCTGTCCCAGCGCTACGTGAGCACAACCGACCTGCAGGCCTCACTGGCCGCACTGGAACTGGGCATCCTGAGGAACGTGTCTCTGCAGCTGGAGCTTAACAGAGCTCAGACCCTGGGTGAGGCAGAGTCTCAAGCCAAGACCATCGTTAAGACAGTAACTGGGACTGTCCAGCACGCTGTGTCTACGGAGGGAATGACAGAGGGG CAAGTGAAGCTGATCGTCCAGAACGCTTTGAAGCTCTACTCCCAGGATCGAACAGGCCTGGTAGACTACGCCCTGGAGTCTGGCG gtggcAGCATCCTCAGTACCCGCTGCTCTGAGACATACGAGACCAAGACGGCCCTCATGAGTCTGTTTGGCCTGCCACTCTGGTACTTCTCCCAGTCGCCACGTGTTGTCATTCAG ccTGATGTGTATCCAGGTAACTGCTGGGCGTTTAAAGGCTCTCAGGGCTATCTGGTGATCCGACTGTCCCTGAGGATCATTCCCACATCCTTCTGCTTGGAGCACATCCCCAAGGCCTTGTCCCCAACTGGAAATATCACCAGTGCCCCTCGCAACTTCACAGTTTTC GGTCTAGATGATGAGTTACAAGAAGAAGGGAAGCTCCTGGGACACTACATATACCAGGAAGATGGGGACTCACTGCAATCATTCCCTGTTATG GAGCAGAATGACAAAGGCTTCCAGATCATCGAGGTGCGGGTGCTATCTAACTGGGGTCACCCAGACTACACCTGCCTGTACCGCTTCAGAGTCCATGGAGAACCTCGGCCTCAGTGA
- the sun1b gene encoding SUN domain-containing protein 1 isoform X3, whose amino-acid sequence MTMDFSQLHTYTPPQCAPENTGYTYSLSSSYSTAALEFEKEHQIAPVYESPRMSRRSLRLQTSAGHYGNESLADNSQNHGNSSSYTSTRRETRTLRSRKQQSSANLLSLSLSQAATPRKTLSFSAVSTPINNSSSIQEGNKVSEASLHSTIMDQSHLKRRTITTTTTTTSMSAGGHWGRSSSTEHSSSNVNGCASASDSHTSLANGYICKDCSLHSQEMDSLITRSSSSSSQAAEASTDILSSSPSFTSIYSRDRSRRSKTGVLMSMSKTCIHYSKRALAPIVSLVTLLFNNVVWLGSRARSPPGKGFLASLSDSLRQAVSTSFSQLWLLKQTTLHRMMGYRANSNEGQAHSSFCGSMNVKDLVTEDASHLNLNGSLCDDCKGKQYSETHTILLKKSSRPRRLVGALWSVLAYAGYCLLQPGYCVVRAGNALGSGVSTVAHKMLSLFWMLLAAPERAGRGLLWFLATGWYQLVSLMCLLNVFFLTRCLPKLWKLLLLLLPLLLFLALWLWGPSTSALLAYLPAINLTEWRRASPFTLLSNLVPASAPPVPAYVSTTETPLEQSPATPVSQAPPILPTAAVSTVDLERLERVEQQLALLWTQVQQGDEKQEQHHGDVLGLYGTLREQLHTQTNRESLGLWVSSLLEQRLGILRGELEQENTHRAQSEEHQKLQQESQTARLSELELLLSALAARTEEVQQKQQQYEHEKEEKEKEVVISVEDTAPISVGVQQEDHDALLAEVQRLEVELGKIRQDLQGVVGCKGKCEQLDNLRETITAQVSSQVRKELQVLFFGRGESGEVPESLIYWLSQRYVSTTDLQASLAALELGILRNVSLQLELNRAQTLGEAESQAKTIVKTVTGTVQHAVSTEGMTEGQVKLIVQNALKLYSQDRTGLVDYALESGGGSILSTRCSETYETKTALMSLFGLPLWYFSQSPRVVIQPDVYPGNCWAFKGSQGYLVIRLSLRIIPTSFCLEHIPKALSPTGNITSAPRNFTVFGLDDELQEEGKLLGHYIYQEDGDSLQSFPVMEQNDKGFQIIEVRVLSNWGHPDYTCLYRFRVHGEPRPQ is encoded by the exons TTCCAGCTACTCCACAGCAGCGTTGGAGTTTGAGAAGGAGCACCAGATTGCTCCTGTATACGAGTCGCCCAGGATGTCACGGCGGAGCCTGCGTCTGCAGACCAGTGCCGGTCACTATGGCAACGAGAGCCTGGCCGATAACTCGCAGAACCacggcaacagcagcagctacacCAGCACCAGAAGAGAGACACG GACGCTGCGGAGCAGAAAGCAGCAGTCCAGCGCAAACTTgctgtctttgtctctgagcCAAGCTGCCACACCGAGGAAAACCCTCTCCTTCTCAGCTGTTAGTACCCCAattaacaacagcagcagcattcagGAAGGCAACAAAGTGTCCGAGGCCTCCCTGCACAGCACCATCATGGACCAGTCCCACCTGAAACGACGCACCatcaccacaaccaccaccaccacctctatGTCTGCGGGTGGACACTGGG GGAGGAGCTCCAGCACCGAACACAGTTCATCAAATGTAAACGGCTGTGCCAGCGCGTCAGACTCCCACACCTCACTCGCTAATGGTTACATCTGCAAAGACTGCTCTTTACACTCTCAGGAGATGGACTCGCTTATCAcacgatcatcatcatcatcatctcaggCTGCAGAAGCTTCCACCgacatcctctcctcctccccttctttcaCAAGTATATACTCCAGAGACCGGAGTCGGAGGAGCAAGACAG GCGTCCTGATGTCTATGTCTAAGACGTGTATACACTACAGCAAACGAGCCCTGGCCCCTATTGTGTCCTTAGTCACTCTGCTCTTCAACAATGTGGTCTGGCTGGGTTCAAGGGCCCGGAGCCCTCCAGGAAAAG GTTTTCTTGCTTCGTTGTCGGACTCGTTGAGACAAGCAGTGTCCACCAGTTTTTCCCAACTGTGGCTGTTAAAGCAGACCACTCTCCACAGGATGATGGGCTACAGGGCTAATAGCAATGAAGGACAAG CTCACTCAAGTTTCTGTGGAAGCATGAATGTCAAGGATCTGGTGACAGAAGATGCATCACATCTTAATCTCAATGGTTCCCTCT GTGATGACTGTAAAGGGAAGCAGTATTCTGAGACACACACCATCCTCCTCAAAAAGTCCTCCAGGCCTCGTCGCCTTGTAGGGGCACTGTGGAGCGTCCTAGCTTATGCAG GTTACTGCCTCCTCCAGCCAGGATACTGCGTGGTGAGAGCAGGCAACGCTTTGGGATCAGGGGTCAGCACAGTGGCACATAagatgctctctctcttctggaTGCTCCTGGCAGCTCCAG AGAGGGCAGGCAGGGGACTTCTGTGGTTTCTTGCAACAGGATGGTACCAGCTGGTGTCTCTCATGTGTCTCCTCAACGTCTTCTTTCTGACCCG ATGCCTTCCCAAACTCTGgaagctcctgctgctccttttgCCTCTCTTGCTCTTCCTGG CATTATGGCTGTGGGGTCCGTCCACTTCTGCCCTACTTGCCTACCTCCCTGCCATTAACCTAACTGAGTGGCGTCGTGCGTCTCCCTTTACCCTCCTGTCTAACTTGGTGCCAGCCTCTGCACCTCCAGTTCCTGCCTATGTCTCCACAACAGAGACTCCACTGGAGCAGAGCCCAGCCACCCCAGTCTCACAGGCACCG ccaaTCCTTCCAACAGCGGCAGTCTCCACTGTGGATTTGGAACGCCTTGAAcgtgtggagcagcagctggcgCTGCTGTGGACACAGGTCCAGCAAGGTGACGAGAAGCAGGAGCAGCATCATGGAGACGTTCTGGGTCTCTACGGCACCCTGAGGGAGCAGCTACACACTCAGACCAACAGGGAGAGCCTGGGACTGTGGGTGTCCTCTCTGCTGGAGCAGAGGCTTGGCATCCTGCGAGGAGAGCTGGAgcaagagaacacacacagggcacag AGTGAAGAGCATCAGAAACTGCAACAAGAGAGTCAGACAGCACGACTGTCTGAGTTAGAGTTGCTGCTCAGTGCTCTGGCTGCCAGGACTGAG GAggtgcagcagaagcagcagcagtatgagcacgagaaggaggaaaaagagaaagaggttGTCATTTCAGTGGAAGACACAGCACCTATAAG TGTGGGTGTACAGCAGGAGGACCATGATGCTCTGCTCGCAGAAGTGCAGAGACTTGAGGTCGAACTGGGTAAAATCAGACAGGACCTGCAGGGTGTTGTGGGTTGCAAGGGAAAGTGTGAGCAGCTGGACAACCTTCGGGAGACG ATAACAGCCCAGGTGTCCTCTCAGGTGCGTAAGGAGTTGCAGGTTCTTTTCTTTGGCCGTGGTGAGTCAGGGGAGGTGCCTGAGTCTCTAATCTACTGGCTGTCCCAGCGCTACGTGAGCACAACCGACCTGCAGGCCTCACTGGCCGCACTGGAACTGGGCATCCTGAGGAACGTGTCTCTGCAGCTGGAGCTTAACAGAGCTCAGACCCTGGGTGAGGCAGAGTCTCAAGCCAAGACCATCGTTAAGACAGTAACTGGGACTGTCCAGCACGCTGTGTCTACGGAGGGAATGACAGAGGGG CAAGTGAAGCTGATCGTCCAGAACGCTTTGAAGCTCTACTCCCAGGATCGAACAGGCCTGGTAGACTACGCCCTGGAGTCTGGCG gtggcAGCATCCTCAGTACCCGCTGCTCTGAGACATACGAGACCAAGACGGCCCTCATGAGTCTGTTTGGCCTGCCACTCTGGTACTTCTCCCAGTCGCCACGTGTTGTCATTCAG ccTGATGTGTATCCAGGTAACTGCTGGGCGTTTAAAGGCTCTCAGGGCTATCTGGTGATCCGACTGTCCCTGAGGATCATTCCCACATCCTTCTGCTTGGAGCACATCCCCAAGGCCTTGTCCCCAACTGGAAATATCACCAGTGCCCCTCGCAACTTCACAGTTTTC GGTCTAGATGATGAGTTACAAGAAGAAGGGAAGCTCCTGGGACACTACATATACCAGGAAGATGGGGACTCACTGCAATCATTCCCTGTTATG GAGCAGAATGACAAAGGCTTCCAGATCATCGAGGTGCGGGTGCTATCTAACTGGGGTCACCCAGACTACACCTGCCTGTACCGCTTCAGAGTCCATGGAGAACCTCGGCCTCAGTGA
- the sun1b gene encoding SUN domain-containing protein 1 isoform X4 produces MVDFGPETSTRSSSYSTAALEFEKEHQIAPVYESPRMSRRSLRLQTSAGHYGNESLADNSQNHGNSSSYTSTRRETRTLRSRKQQSSANLLSLSLSQAATPRKTLSFSAVSTPINNSSSIQEGNKVSEASLHSTIMDQSHLKRRTITTTTTTTSMSAGGHWGRSSSTEHSSSNVNGCASASDSHTSLANGYICKDCSLHSQEMDSLITRSSSSSSQAAEASTDILSSSPSFTSIYSRDRSRRSKTGVLMSMSKTCIHYSKRALAPIVSLVTLLFNNVVWLGSRARSPPGKGFLASLSDSLRQAVSTSFSQLWLLKQTTLHRMMGYRANSNEGQAHSSFCGSMNVKDLVTEDASHLNLNGSLCDDCKGKQYSETHTILLKKSSRPRRLVGALWSVLAYAGYCLLQPGYCVVRAGNALGSGVSTVAHKMLSLFWMLLAAPERAGRGLLWFLATGWYQLVSLMCLLNVFFLTRCLPKLWKLLLLLLPLLLFLALWLWGPSTSALLAYLPAINLTEWRRASPFTLLSNLVPASAPPVPAYVSTTETPLEQSPATPVSQAPPILPTAAVSTVDLERLERVEQQLALLWTQVQQGDEKQEQHHGDVLGLYGTLREQLHTQTNRESLGLWVSSLLEQRLGILRGELEQENTHRAQSEEHQKLQQESQTARLSELELLLSALAARTEEVQQKQQQYEHEKEEKEKEVVISVEDTAPISVGVQQEDHDALLAEVQRLEVELGKIRQDLQGVVGCKGKCEQLDNLRETITAQVSSQVRKELQVLFFGRGESGEVPESLIYWLSQRYVSTTDLQASLAALELGILRNVSLQLELNRAQTLGEAESQAKTIVKTVTGTVQHAVSTEGMTEGQVKLIVQNALKLYSQDRTGLVDYALESGGGSILSTRCSETYETKTALMSLFGLPLWYFSQSPRVVIQPDVYPGNCWAFKGSQGYLVIRLSLRIIPTSFCLEHIPKALSPTGNITSAPRNFTVFGLDDELQEEGKLLGHYIYQEDGDSLQSFPVMEQNDKGFQIIEVRVLSNWGHPDYTCLYRFRVHGEPRPQ; encoded by the exons TTCCAGCTACTCCACAGCAGCGTTGGAGTTTGAGAAGGAGCACCAGATTGCTCCTGTATACGAGTCGCCCAGGATGTCACGGCGGAGCCTGCGTCTGCAGACCAGTGCCGGTCACTATGGCAACGAGAGCCTGGCCGATAACTCGCAGAACCacggcaacagcagcagctacacCAGCACCAGAAGAGAGACACG GACGCTGCGGAGCAGAAAGCAGCAGTCCAGCGCAAACTTgctgtctttgtctctgagcCAAGCTGCCACACCGAGGAAAACCCTCTCCTTCTCAGCTGTTAGTACCCCAattaacaacagcagcagcattcagGAAGGCAACAAAGTGTCCGAGGCCTCCCTGCACAGCACCATCATGGACCAGTCCCACCTGAAACGACGCACCatcaccacaaccaccaccaccacctctatGTCTGCGGGTGGACACTGGG GGAGGAGCTCCAGCACCGAACACAGTTCATCAAATGTAAACGGCTGTGCCAGCGCGTCAGACTCCCACACCTCACTCGCTAATGGTTACATCTGCAAAGACTGCTCTTTACACTCTCAGGAGATGGACTCGCTTATCAcacgatcatcatcatcatcatctcaggCTGCAGAAGCTTCCACCgacatcctctcctcctccccttctttcaCAAGTATATACTCCAGAGACCGGAGTCGGAGGAGCAAGACAG GCGTCCTGATGTCTATGTCTAAGACGTGTATACACTACAGCAAACGAGCCCTGGCCCCTATTGTGTCCTTAGTCACTCTGCTCTTCAACAATGTGGTCTGGCTGGGTTCAAGGGCCCGGAGCCCTCCAGGAAAAG GTTTTCTTGCTTCGTTGTCGGACTCGTTGAGACAAGCAGTGTCCACCAGTTTTTCCCAACTGTGGCTGTTAAAGCAGACCACTCTCCACAGGATGATGGGCTACAGGGCTAATAGCAATGAAGGACAAG CTCACTCAAGTTTCTGTGGAAGCATGAATGTCAAGGATCTGGTGACAGAAGATGCATCACATCTTAATCTCAATGGTTCCCTCT GTGATGACTGTAAAGGGAAGCAGTATTCTGAGACACACACCATCCTCCTCAAAAAGTCCTCCAGGCCTCGTCGCCTTGTAGGGGCACTGTGGAGCGTCCTAGCTTATGCAG GTTACTGCCTCCTCCAGCCAGGATACTGCGTGGTGAGAGCAGGCAACGCTTTGGGATCAGGGGTCAGCACAGTGGCACATAagatgctctctctcttctggaTGCTCCTGGCAGCTCCAG AGAGGGCAGGCAGGGGACTTCTGTGGTTTCTTGCAACAGGATGGTACCAGCTGGTGTCTCTCATGTGTCTCCTCAACGTCTTCTTTCTGACCCG ATGCCTTCCCAAACTCTGgaagctcctgctgctccttttgCCTCTCTTGCTCTTCCTGG CATTATGGCTGTGGGGTCCGTCCACTTCTGCCCTACTTGCCTACCTCCCTGCCATTAACCTAACTGAGTGGCGTCGTGCGTCTCCCTTTACCCTCCTGTCTAACTTGGTGCCAGCCTCTGCACCTCCAGTTCCTGCCTATGTCTCCACAACAGAGACTCCACTGGAGCAGAGCCCAGCCACCCCAGTCTCACAGGCACCG ccaaTCCTTCCAACAGCGGCAGTCTCCACTGTGGATTTGGAACGCCTTGAAcgtgtggagcagcagctggcgCTGCTGTGGACACAGGTCCAGCAAGGTGACGAGAAGCAGGAGCAGCATCATGGAGACGTTCTGGGTCTCTACGGCACCCTGAGGGAGCAGCTACACACTCAGACCAACAGGGAGAGCCTGGGACTGTGGGTGTCCTCTCTGCTGGAGCAGAGGCTTGGCATCCTGCGAGGAGAGCTGGAgcaagagaacacacacagggcacag AGTGAAGAGCATCAGAAACTGCAACAAGAGAGTCAGACAGCACGACTGTCTGAGTTAGAGTTGCTGCTCAGTGCTCTGGCTGCCAGGACTGAG GAggtgcagcagaagcagcagcagtatgagcacgagaaggaggaaaaagagaaagaggttGTCATTTCAGTGGAAGACACAGCACCTATAAG TGTGGGTGTACAGCAGGAGGACCATGATGCTCTGCTCGCAGAAGTGCAGAGACTTGAGGTCGAACTGGGTAAAATCAGACAGGACCTGCAGGGTGTTGTGGGTTGCAAGGGAAAGTGTGAGCAGCTGGACAACCTTCGGGAGACG ATAACAGCCCAGGTGTCCTCTCAGGTGCGTAAGGAGTTGCAGGTTCTTTTCTTTGGCCGTGGTGAGTCAGGGGAGGTGCCTGAGTCTCTAATCTACTGGCTGTCCCAGCGCTACGTGAGCACAACCGACCTGCAGGCCTCACTGGCCGCACTGGAACTGGGCATCCTGAGGAACGTGTCTCTGCAGCTGGAGCTTAACAGAGCTCAGACCCTGGGTGAGGCAGAGTCTCAAGCCAAGACCATCGTTAAGACAGTAACTGGGACTGTCCAGCACGCTGTGTCTACGGAGGGAATGACAGAGGGG CAAGTGAAGCTGATCGTCCAGAACGCTTTGAAGCTCTACTCCCAGGATCGAACAGGCCTGGTAGACTACGCCCTGGAGTCTGGCG gtggcAGCATCCTCAGTACCCGCTGCTCTGAGACATACGAGACCAAGACGGCCCTCATGAGTCTGTTTGGCCTGCCACTCTGGTACTTCTCCCAGTCGCCACGTGTTGTCATTCAG ccTGATGTGTATCCAGGTAACTGCTGGGCGTTTAAAGGCTCTCAGGGCTATCTGGTGATCCGACTGTCCCTGAGGATCATTCCCACATCCTTCTGCTTGGAGCACATCCCCAAGGCCTTGTCCCCAACTGGAAATATCACCAGTGCCCCTCGCAACTTCACAGTTTTC GGTCTAGATGATGAGTTACAAGAAGAAGGGAAGCTCCTGGGACACTACATATACCAGGAAGATGGGGACTCACTGCAATCATTCCCTGTTATG GAGCAGAATGACAAAGGCTTCCAGATCATCGAGGTGCGGGTGCTATCTAACTGGGGTCACCCAGACTACACCTGCCTGTACCGCTTCAGAGTCCATGGAGAACCTCGGCCTCAGTGA